CCCCAGAAAATCGACCCAGAGCAGCCCCCCTAGGATGAGTACAACAATCAATATGATGAGAAATAAGATTTTCGCCACTCCGGCGCTGCCTTGTATGCCAGCCATATCAGTCCCCTGCCTGTTTCAGTCTATTCATATTATTTAAAAGATCATCCAGAGCATGGGCTTCCACCCTTTTCCGAATATCATTATGCTCAATTTTTCGTTTATCCTTCAGCTTATCCAGACCTTCCCTTTTTGCCCGGGCGGCTCTGTATTCTTCTCTGAGCCGTTCAAGTTCATCCTTGCGGGAATCCAGGTCCTTCTGAAAACGGATGATTTCCTGATCAATCCTGGCCAGATACAAGCCTGTTTGGAGGAGATCAGCCGATGAACCGGACCGGCTTTGTTTTTTCTTGATTGCCAGGTGCTTCATTTTCTTTTCATTCAGAGAATTCCATTCACCCATGGCTCGTCCCAGGTGCATTTCAGCCTCCTGTTCCTCTTCCAGACGGAGCTCGAGGATGGATTCAAGTGTAAATTGAAATCTTTTCATCTCTGAGATCCTTGTCTGTCAGTTTATCACTCAGTGTATCACTCAGTGTATCCTTCAATTCCTCGCTTAAATCGTCTCCGCTTATCTTACCGGCTTCGATCAGTGTCGTCCTCAAATCGGCTTTTTCTTCTATATCCTGCTTCAGGAATTCATTGATATCATCAATCTTGCTGATGGCTTCATCCACCTGGGGATTAGACCCGCGGGCATAGGCTCCTACGGAAATTAAATCTTCCTTTTCCGTATACAAAGCCAGAAGTTTTCGGATATGCCCTGCATTATTCCTCATCCGGAGGGGCATGACCTTGTTTTCGAGTCTGGAAACAGACCCGAGAATGTCCACAGCAGGGTAGTGATATTTTTCGGCAAGTTTCCGGGTCAAAACGATATGGCCGTCCAAAATACCTCTGACCGCATCAGTGACAGGCTCTTCCATATCATCCCCTTCTACCAGAATTGTATATACACCGGTGATGGTTCCTTTATCGGAAGTACCGCTCCGCTCCAGAAGCTTGGGAAGGAGTGTAAAAACAGAAGGTGTATAACCACGGGTAGCGGGAGGCTCACCGACAGCCAATCCGATTTCTCTCTGACTCATGGCCAGGCGGGTCACCGAATCAAAAAGGAGCATGACATTTTTGCCCTGATCCCTGAAATATTCGGCGATGGTTGTGGCAGAGAAGGCACCGCGGACCCTGCTCAGGGCAGAAGTATCTCCTGTCGAAACAACAAGGACTGACCGCTTCAACCCTTCCGCCCCCAGATCATTTTCAATAAATTCCCGGACTTCCCGTCCCCGCTCACCGATGAGGGCGATCACATTGATATCTGCGGAGGTATTCCGGGCTATCATCCCCAGCAAGGTTGATTTACCGACACCCGAACCGGAAAAAATACCAATTCTCTGTCCTTCACCAAGAGGAATCATACTATCAATGGAACGGATGCCTGTTATGATTTGTTTATCAATGGGCTTTCTATGAAGAGGAGAGGGAGGTGTCCGGAACACGGAATAATGCTTGCCTCCCTTGATGCCTCCCCGGCCGTCGATAGGATGCCCCAGACCGTCCAGAACTCGGCCTAGAAGATCATCTGAGATCTGAACCTTTAACTGCTCACCCGTAGCAATGACAGGACAGCCCGCCTCAATACCCTGGATATCATCGTAGGGCATAAGCTGGACCCTCTGATCCTTGAGAGCGACGACTTCGGCGAGATGTTCTTTATTCGTACGGGGGATGATGATACGGCACACTTCACCCACCACTGCCTGGGGGCCATTGGATTCAATGAGACTTCCCTGTACACGGATGACCCGACCCTGGTATTTGACCGTATCCAGTTCCTGAACAGTTTCTATATAGCGTTCCAGCATGTTCCCCTCCCCAGCGGCATGCCCGTTCTAAAGTGTCAGGAGGCAGACTTACTGCTCACCCTTCACCTTGATGGGCACGAGTTCCATGATCTTCTCTTCAATCTCTTTCAACTGACTTGTGATTCTGGCATCGATCTGTCCAAAATCCGTTTCAATAATACAGCCTCCAGGATCGACAGAGGTATCCTCCAGAATAGTAATGGATTTTACATTCTCCACCATTTTCATGAAATCACGGGTATGATCGGTTGCCAGATCCAGATCGGCCAGGTTGACCCGGACAGCCACATCTCCTCGGCTTTTCAGCTTTCGAAGGGCCTGGACAATATTATTGACAACCACATTTTTCTGATTTTCCGAGATGACCTTGATGACCTTACGGGCGATAAGCAGCACCAGATCGATCATCTGAGTTTCTGCTTCATTAATCATCTCTTCCCGCTTCTCGATGGCCTTGTCAATGATAACATGAAGGCGTTCGATCAGCCGCTCCGCCTCTTTCCGGCCTTCCTGATAACCTTCCTCCCGGCCGGCATCTTCACCTTTCTTTCTGGCATCCTCTTCGATAACAGTAACTTGAAGATGTGCATCGGAAACAAGCTTTTCGGCATCGGTTCTGGCCTGGGCGAGGATCCGGGCGGCTTCACTCTCGGCCTCTATTTTTTCCCGGGCAGCCTGGTCCGTCTTTCGGCGGACTTCTTCAAAGGCGGTTTCCTGAGCCTCTTTCTGAATCCTTTCAGCCTCATCTTCGGCTCTCTGGATCATACTCTGTTTTTCTTCTTCCCAACCTGCCTTGAACATCTCGGCTTCCCGTCTCAGATCATCCGCGGTGGGTCCTGTATACTCATCAACATCCAGTGCTTCATCCAGATCTTCTTCGGCATAAAAGACCGGAGCCGAAATCGATACTTTCTGGGCTGTGAGGTTCACAATTTCCATGGGTCTGAACAGATTTTTTGCCATAATTTATACTCCCGAGGGCCTAGACCAGAACATCTTCTTCACCGCTTCTGGCAATAACAACTTCGCCCTGCTCTTCCAGTTTCCTGATTACAGAAACGATTTTCTGCTGGGCCTCTTCCACATCTTTTCGTCTGGTGGGTCCCATAAAGTCCATATCCTCTTTTAACAGTGAGGCAGCACGCTTGGACATATTCCTGAATATTTTATCTTGTACTTCCGGGTCTACCGCCTTGAGGGCCTTAGCGAGCTCCGCCGTATCCACTTCACGCATGACCCTCTGCACGGCCCTGTCGTCAAGCATGATAATTTCTTCAAATACAAACATTCTCTTCTTGATTTCTTCAGCCAGTTCCGGATCTTCCTCTTCCAGAGACTCGATAATCGTCTTCTCAGTCGTCCGGTCTACCAGATTAAGGATATCAACGATGCTCCCTACACCACCGGCAGAGGTATAATCTTCCGATGACAGAGATGAGAGTTTTTTCTCTAATACCCTTTCTACTTCTCTGAGGATTTCCGGTGAGGTCCTATCCATGGTGGCAATTCGTTTAGCCACATCCGACTGTTTTTCCTGGGGCAGATTCCCCAGGATTTGAGAGGCTTTCAACGGTTCCAGATAGGCCAGGATAAGAGCAATGGTTTGGGGATGCTCCTGCTGTATAAAGTTCAGAAGATGTGCCGGATCTGTCCGGCGGACAAAATCAAAGGGTCTGGTTTTAAGGGAACTTGTCAAACGGTTGATTATATCCACCGCTTTCTGGCTTCCCAAAGATTTTTCCAGCAGTTCCCGGGCATAGTCAATTCCACCGGAAGAGATAAAGTCCGATGCCATCATGAGTTCCTGAAACTCCTGAAGGACCAGATCCCTTGATTCGGAATCAATATTTCCTAGTCGGGCAATCTCAAAGGTCAGGATTTCAATTTCATCTTCTCTGAGGTGTTTAAACACTTCCGAAGAAATATCTGCTCCCAGTGTGACCAGAAAGACCGCTGCCTTCTGTTTTCCCGTGAGATCTTCTTTATGGGGACTTTTCCCCGCCTGCTGGTTGTTAGCCATTCCTTATTCCTCCGCCAGCCATGTTCTGATCAGGTTGGCCACATCCTCAGGATGTTCTCTAGCCATATTCTTGGCATTTTCCTGCATTTCCATGCGGGCACGATCCTGAACAGACATTTCTACATCAATGCCTTCTTCTTCTGCCTGCCTGAGTGTCTGTTCTCTCATGGCCTGATGCTGTCTGGCCAGTTCCTCTTCCCTGAGGCGTCTACGTCTCTCAAGCTCTTTGGAAATGACTCTGAAGATAAAGAAGGCTGCAATCAGAATAACCAGTGCCACTATGGAAAAAAGCATGGTTTGCTGAATCTGCTGCAGTCGGCGGTACTCATCATCTTCGGCCTTGAACTCGGCACTCCTGTCAAAGGGGATATGCTGTACGGTGACAGAGTCTCCCCGGGAGGTGCTGAAACCGACGGCATGCTGTACCAGCGTCAAGGCCTTACCCAGATCCTCATCGGAAACGGGAGTATAAATCCGTTGAATTCTTCCTTTTTCTATCAGAGCTTTTCCATTATCATCATAGTCCCAGTTCCAGATTCCGTCCACGGCTACAGCCACGGAGATTCTGGCAATATTAAATGGACTCTTCTCTTCCTGAACATTTCTGGTATTGACGACCTCATTGTTTGTGGCACTATTGGTCTGATATTTCCCAACCAGGTTATTCAGATCCTTATAGGCAGGAGGAGTCTGCCCCTCCTGTCCGGGAGGTCCTTCGGGATTGAAACCGGTTCCCTCAAAGAGTTCATTACTGGTATTCTCGCTGATGGTGATAGAGTTTACTGTTTCCAGCTCGCTGTAGGGAGTCTCAGGATTATCCTCTCTCACTGTAATGGGATAATGCTCTTCAGTAGCAATGGTCTTATTGATAAACTCAAGATCAATATCAATGTTCACAATATTCACACGCTTGGCGGTGAAAACATTCTGAAGTGACGCCAGAATAGTATTGGTATACTGAACTTCAAGAGATTTCTTCTGTTTCAGCATTCTGCTGGTCAGTTCGAGCCTGTCGAGACTTTCCATCCCTTCAAAATCATTGAGGATTCGTCCGCTGTAGTCCAGAATGGTGATATTTTCCGATTTAAGACCTTCCACAGCAAACTGAATCAGTTTAACAATGCCTTCAATCTTATTACGGTTCTCTGCAATATCACTGCCGGGTCTTGGAGTGACAATGACTGAAACGGTAGTTGGATTTTGATCGCTTGAAAAAAGCGTACGTTCTGGAATAACCAATGAAACCTGGGCATTGTCGACATCTCCCAGAGCCTTGATATGCTGTTCCAGATTGCCGGTAATCGCCCGCCTCAGATTCACATCCCGTTCAAAATCCGTGAGAGTCCATCGTTCCACGTCAAAGATGGCCCAGGGATCCGTTCCCTGTGGGATCAGATCTTCCCTGATCAATATGGCTCTCATCTGTCTGGCAGTTTTATCATCCGCCACATAGATACGACCGTCCGCATTCAGCTTATAGGCGACATTTTCTTCATCCAGTTTCAAAATGATCCGTTCATTCTGCGTCTGATCAGTAATCGGAATACCCAATAAAGGGACCATACTGGGTGATGATGAGACTGTAAACAACAACAGGATACCCACCACGGCGCCGGTTAAGATCCCTGCGAATATCAATTTCTGGACAATGCTCCACTTTCCCCAAACCGTTCCGATTTGAGATAAAAGTTTCTTAATCCATTCCAGCATTTCCCCCTCCCACGGTGAAACCTGAGGACTCCGGGAAAATCCCGATGCCCTTCATAGGGTTCGTTACCTCATACTTATAATATCTTTGTAAGCCTGAACGGCTCCATCTACTATACTTTTTGTCATTTGAAGGGACATGTTCGCTTTTGCCATGGCAATGCTCACATCATGCACTTCGACAGAATCAGGATCGCTGATCATTTTAACAAAGATATCAGCGCTCTCTATCTGGTCACTATTGGCCGCTGCCAACCCTTTGCGAACCAGGTCGGCAAAGGAAGATTCCTCAGGAATGACCTGGGGATCACTATTTTTCACAGCCTTCAAATGAAGAGGGCTGGTTGTTTTCATGGGTACGAAATTACCGCCCACCATGTTTTCATTTATCGTATTCAACAGACTCATGCTCTTCTCCTACCGGATTTTAGTTTTTCTTCCGGTTTTCTTTTGTTACCAAGGCTCGTTTAGAAGCTTGGTGATCTATCTGCTCAGGGCCGAAGGGCCTTGACGATCTTCCCACTCTGGGCCTAAGGGGGGCTAACGGCCGATCTGCAGTGCCTTCTGAAACATGGATTTGCTTCCGTCCATGATGGCAACATTAGCCTCATACGCTCTGGTAGCAGAAATCATGTCTACCATCTCATTGACGATGTTCACATTGGGATACTCAACATACCCCTTTTGAGGACCTGTCTTAATGGCGTCTGGATGAGTGGGATCATATACGAGCCTCAAGTCATCATCCATATCCTTCTCAATTTTTGACACCCTGACACCTTTTCCAATGCCATTGTCCATCTGTTCCGGAAGAAAGGGGCTTCTCCAGTAGGGCTGGTTCACCATCGGTCTGAATACAACACGGCTTCGTCTGAAGGGTCCGCCATCACTGGTTCTGGTTGTATTGGCATTGGCAATGTTATCTGAAATTACATCCAGTCTCATCCTTTCGGCTGAAAGACCCGTTGATGCAGTGTTAATCGAACTGAATAAACCCATACTATTCTCCTATGGCCCGGGGGCCTATCGTGTGACGATGTTGATCTGACTGAACTGGAATCCTATAGACTGGGACATCAGCTCATACATCATCTGATTCTGAGTGGCCATCATTATTTCCTGCTCGATGTCCACGTTATTTCCATTATTCTTACTCTGGGTCAGGTAATCCAGAACCCGGCGGGGTCTGACAC
This Oceanispirochaeta sp. DNA region includes the following protein-coding sequences:
- the fliJ gene encoding flagellar export protein FliJ, which encodes MKRFQFTLESILELRLEEEQEAEMHLGRAMGEWNSLNEKKMKHLAIKKKQSRSGSSADLLQTGLYLARIDQEIIRFQKDLDSRKDELERLREEYRAARAKREGLDKLKDKRKIEHNDIRKRVEAHALDDLLNNMNRLKQAGD
- a CDS encoding FliI/YscN family ATPase gives rise to the protein MLERYIETVQELDTVKYQGRVIRVQGSLIESNGPQAVVGEVCRIIIPRTNKEHLAEVVALKDQRVQLMPYDDIQGIEAGCPVIATGEQLKVQISDDLLGRVLDGLGHPIDGRGGIKGGKHYSVFRTPPSPLHRKPIDKQIITGIRSIDSMIPLGEGQRIGIFSGSGVGKSTLLGMIARNTSADINVIALIGERGREVREFIENDLGAEGLKRSVLVVSTGDTSALSRVRGAFSATTIAEYFRDQGKNVMLLFDSVTRLAMSQREIGLAVGEPPATRGYTPSVFTLLPKLLERSGTSDKGTITGVYTILVEGDDMEEPVTDAVRGILDGHIVLTRKLAEKYHYPAVDILGSVSRLENKVMPLRMRNNAGHIRKLLALYTEKEDLISVGAYARGSNPQVDEAISKIDDINEFLKQDIEEKADLRTTLIEAGKISGDDLSEELKDTLSDTLSDKLTDKDLRDEKISIYT
- the fliH gene encoding flagellar assembly protein FliH, which produces MAKNLFRPMEIVNLTAQKVSISAPVFYAEEDLDEALDVDEYTGPTADDLRREAEMFKAGWEEEKQSMIQRAEDEAERIQKEAQETAFEEVRRKTDQAAREKIEAESEAARILAQARTDAEKLVSDAHLQVTVIEEDARKKGEDAGREEGYQEGRKEAERLIERLHVIIDKAIEKREEMINEAETQMIDLVLLIARKVIKVISENQKNVVVNNIVQALRKLKSRGDVAVRVNLADLDLATDHTRDFMKMVENVKSITILEDTSVDPGGCIIETDFGQIDARITSQLKEIEEKIMELVPIKVKGEQ
- the fliG gene encoding flagellar motor switch protein FliG: MANNQQAGKSPHKEDLTGKQKAAVFLVTLGADISSEVFKHLREDEIEILTFEIARLGNIDSESRDLVLQEFQELMMASDFISSGGIDYARELLEKSLGSQKAVDIINRLTSSLKTRPFDFVRRTDPAHLLNFIQQEHPQTIALILAYLEPLKASQILGNLPQEKQSDVAKRIATMDRTSPEILREVERVLEKKLSSLSSEDYTSAGGVGSIVDILNLVDRTTEKTIIESLEEEDPELAEEIKKRMFVFEEIIMLDDRAVQRVMREVDTAELAKALKAVDPEVQDKIFRNMSKRAASLLKEDMDFMGPTRRKDVEEAQQKIVSVIRKLEEQGEVVIARSGEEDVLV
- the fliF gene encoding flagellar basal-body MS-ring/collar protein FliF, with translation MLEWIKKLLSQIGTVWGKWSIVQKLIFAGILTGAVVGILLLFTVSSSPSMVPLLGIPITDQTQNERIILKLDEENVAYKLNADGRIYVADDKTARQMRAILIREDLIPQGTDPWAIFDVERWTLTDFERDVNLRRAITGNLEQHIKALGDVDNAQVSLVIPERTLFSSDQNPTTVSVIVTPRPGSDIAENRNKIEGIVKLIQFAVEGLKSENITILDYSGRILNDFEGMESLDRLELTSRMLKQKKSLEVQYTNTILASLQNVFTAKRVNIVNIDIDLEFINKTIATEEHYPITVREDNPETPYSELETVNSITISENTSNELFEGTGFNPEGPPGQEGQTPPAYKDLNNLVGKYQTNSATNNEVVNTRNVQEEKSPFNIARISVAVAVDGIWNWDYDDNGKALIEKGRIQRIYTPVSDEDLGKALTLVQHAVGFSTSRGDSVTVQHIPFDRSAEFKAEDDEYRRLQQIQQTMLFSIVALVILIAAFFIFRVISKELERRRRLREEELARQHQAMREQTLRQAEEEGIDVEMSVQDRARMEMQENAKNMAREHPEDVANLIRTWLAEE
- the fliE gene encoding flagellar hook-basal body complex protein FliE encodes the protein MSLLNTINENMVGGNFVPMKTTSPLHLKAVKNSDPQVIPEESSFADLVRKGLAAANSDQIESADIFVKMISDPDSVEVHDVSIAMAKANMSLQMTKSIVDGAVQAYKDIISMR
- the flgC gene encoding flagellar basal body rod protein FlgC — translated: MGLFSSINTASTGLSAERMRLDVISDNIANANTTRTSDGGPFRRSRVVFRPMVNQPYWRSPFLPEQMDNGIGKGVRVSKIEKDMDDDLRLVYDPTHPDAIKTGPQKGYVEYPNVNIVNEMVDMISATRAYEANVAIMDGSKSMFQKALQIGR